In Colias croceus chromosome 8, ilColCroc2.1, a genomic segment contains:
- the LOC123693967 gene encoding uncharacterized protein LOC123693967 isoform X2 — translation MRRIDRILLNALEHKVTDKSELPDDGNISGAPSELEADSSKDINCQDDEFQDASNPLCPSMSLAVIKANEIVGSDVESPAAPSYSPLTPLLTTQKAMLRHVSRNFLRSQSKAVTTCVESPAAPVYSPLTPLTTRKEAENNNSPMPPMSQSTLELLETLNEDFFTVRHEYDEFAKRRQSNGISKCSNLKED, via the exons ATGCGACGAATTGATCGAATTTTGTTGAATGCCTTGGAACATAAGGTTACCGATAAATCTGAGTTACCAGATG ATGGAAATATATCTGGGGCTCCGTCAGAACTTGAAGCTGATTCGTCCAAAGACATAAATTGCCAAG ATGACGAATTTCAAGATGCAAGTAATCCTTTGTGCCCTTCAATGAGTCTGGCGGTAATTAAAGCTAATGAAATTGTGGGATCAG ATGTGGAATCTCCAGCTGCGCCTTCATACTCTCCACTGACTCCGCTTCTGACTACGCAAAAAGCCATGTTACGACATGTAAGTCGTAACTTTTTGCGTAGCCAAAGCAAAGCAGTTACGACAT GTGTTGAATCTCCAGCTGCCCCAGTATATTCTCCGCTTACTCCTCTTACTACACGGAAAGAAGctgaaaacaataattcacCAATGCCGCCAATGTCACAGAGTACATTAGAGCTGTTGGAAACCCTAAACGAAGATTTCTTTACAGTTAGGCATGAGTATGATGAGTTCGCAAAAAGACGCCAAAGTAATGGAATTAGTAAATGTAGTAACCTTAAAGAAGACTGA
- the LOC123693964 gene encoding T-complex protein 1 subunit delta: protein MAPKAGGDSAKVNSAVYKDKSKPTDIRLSNINAAKAVADAIRTSLGPRGMDKMIQAANGEVTITNDGATILKQMSVIHPAAKMLVELSRAQDIEAGDGTTSVVVIAGALLDAAEKLLQKGIHPTVISDGFQKALQMALQVVESMSTPVDLANEDALLKAAATSLNSKVVSQHSTILAPIAVQAIRSVMDLIPGGVGARVDLRDVKVIERIGGTVEDTELVQGLVIAHRSANVNGPHRIEKAKVGLIQFCISPPKTDMDHNVIVSDYAAMDRVLKEERQYILNIVKQIKKAGCNVLLVQKSILRDALSDLAVHFLDKIKAMVIKDIEREDIEFVCKTLGCRPIASLDHFTAENLVNVDLVEEINEPMGKYIKMTGCSNGGRTVSVVVRGTSGAVTAEAARSLHDALCAVRCVARRPALLPGGGAPEAAAAAALARAALTAPGADHYCLRAYADAMEVIPSTLAENAGLNPIETVTELRAAHATGSASGAGVNVRRGRVTDMRHEHVLQPLHVTASALALSTETVRAILKIDDIVNTIN, encoded by the exons atggcTCCTAAGGCAGGTGGAGATTCGGCAAAAGTTAACTCAGCTGTATATAAAGACAAAAGTAAACCAACTGATATTCGGCTCAGTAATATAAATGCCGCAAAAg ctGTTGCTGATGCTATAAGGACAAGTTTAGGTCCTCGTGGTATGGACAAAATG ATACAAGCAGCCAATGGTGAAGTAACTATCACAAATGATGGAGCAACTATCTTGAAGCAAATGAGTGTCATTCACCCTGCTGCAAAAATG CTTGTAGAGCTGTCCCGTGCACAGGATATTGAGGCTGGTGATGGAACAACATCAGTTGTTGTAATTGCTGGAGCATTGCTTGATGCTGCTGAAAAACTTTTACAGAAAGGAATTCACCCCACTGTCATATCAGATGGCTTCCAGAAGGCTTTACAAATGGCATTGCAG gtTGTAGAAAGCATGTCTACCCCAGTTGATTTGGCAAATGAGGATGCTCTATTGAAGGCTGCAGCAACATCTCTTAATTCAAAAGTTGTCTCTCAGCACTCTACAATTTTAGCTCCTATTGCAGTTCAGGCTATCCGTTCTG TAATGGACCTAATTCCCGGAGGAGTGGGTGCTCGTGTTGATTTGCGCGACGTTAAGGTTATTGAGCGTATCGGAGGCACTGTTGAGGATACAGAATTAGTTCAAGGTCTGGTTATTGCCCACCGCTCGGCTAATGTGAATGGACCACACCGTATTGAGAAGGCCAAAGTTGGTCTTATTCAGTTCTGCATATCACCACCCAAAACTGAT atGGACCACAATGTCATTGTATCTGATTATGCTGCTATGGACCGTGTGCTGAAGGAAGAGCGCCAATACATCTTGAACATTGTTAAACAAATCAAAAAGGCTGGATGCAATGTTCTGCTGGTTCAGAAATCTATCTTGAG AGATGCCCTCAGTGACTTAGCTGTTCATTTCTTGGACAAAATCAAGGCAATGGTTATCAAAGACATTGAGCGAGAAGACATTGAATTTGTTTGCAAAACACTTGGATGTCGCCCGATTGCATCACTTGATCACTTCACAGCTGAAAATCTCGTAAATGTTGATTTGGTTGAAGAAATCAATGAACCTATGGGCAAATATATCAAG ATGACAGGTTGCTCCAACGGCGGGCGCACGGTATCCGTAGTGGTGCGCGGCACGAGCGGCGCGGTGACCGCGGAAGCGGCCCGCTCGCTGCACGACGCGCTGTGTGCTGTGCGCTGCGTCGCGCGGCGGCCGGCGCTGTTGCCGGGCGGTGGGGCGCCTGAAGCTGCAGCCGCGGCGGCGTTGGCGCGTGCAGCACTCACAGCGCCAGGGGCGGACCATTACTGTCTCAGGGCGTATGCGGACGCCATGGAGGTCATACCGTCCACGTTGGCCGAGAATGCAG GTTTGAACCCGATCGAGACGGTAACAGAGCTGCGCGCGGCGCACGCGACGGGCTCGGCGAGCGGCGCCGGAGTGAACGTGCGCCGCGGCCGCGTGACGGACATGCGCCACGAGCACGTGCTGCAGCCGCTGCACGTCACCGCGTCCGCGCTCGCGCTCTCAACGGAAACAGTGCGCGCTATACTCAAGATTGATGATATT gtCAACACAATTAACTGA
- the LOC123693909 gene encoding cytochrome c oxidase assembly protein COX20, mitochondrial: MDTVVKSMLEEDEEEKQGLVLFGRDLSKIPCFRDSFLSGIATGIGVGFASFMKTSKPMLSQHVGVGAFATTTLLYWSYCRWQWSQQRFDAQMLQEALKDKIMYEGTAVEKELESKGILKSA; the protein is encoded by the exons atggaTACAGTTGTAAAATCAATGTTAGAAGAAGATGAAGAAGAAAAACAG GGTTTAGTACTGTTTGGTCGTGATTTGTCAAAAATACCGTGTTTTCGAGACAGCTTCTTAAGCGGCATTGCCACAGGCATAGGTGTTGGATTTGCATCATTTATGAAGACCTCAAAGCCAATGCTATCACAGCATGTTGGAGTTGGGGCTTTTGCAACAACAACATTGTTGTATTGGTCCTATTGCAGGTGGCAATGGTCACAACAGAGATTCGATGCACAAATGTTACAAGAAGCATTGAAAGATAAGATAATGTATGAAGGTACAGCTGTAGAAAAAGAATTAGAAAGTAAAGGTATCCTTAAATCAgcttaa
- the LOC123693908 gene encoding TATA-box-binding protein-like isoform X1 has product MDTTTSINSSLTGPETTSKAMDTTVTMDSTQESKGQCNKTDTDSNMKSSHLTTPNYKSDDAASGSQTSSQTRIVGEVALTPTNRSFTPQIVNPHSSMTAITPMASAASQVKSSVKLQNCVSTVSLGCELNLLDIYCRTRYSEYNPARFHGVVMKILEPRATALVFRSGKIVCTGARNEHDAYISARKFARIIQKLGFPAKFLNYKVQNFIATADLRFPIRLEALQQAHGQFASYEPELFPGLVYRMVRPRVVLLIFVNGKMVITGGKSRGEINESLDIIYPILRSYRKN; this is encoded by the exons atggATACAACTACTTCAATTAATTCGTCACTTACTGGTCCG GAGACAACTTCTAAAGCAATGGATACCACAGTAACAATGGACTCAACTCAAGAAAGTAAAGGTCAGTGCAATAAAACTGATACTGATAGTAATATGAAGAGTAGTCACTTAACAACTCCAAACTACAAAAGTGACGATGCTGCATCAGGAAGCCAGACTTCATCTCAAACAAGAATTGTAGGTGAAGTAGCCTTGACACCTACTAATAGGTCTTTTACACCACAAATAGTCAACCCACATTCATCAATGACTGCGATTACCCCTATGGCAAGTGCTGCAAGTCAAGTTAAAAGTAGTGTTAAATTACA gaatTGTGTTTCTACAGTTAGTTTGGGATGTGAACTAAATTTATTGGACATTTACTGTAGAACAAGATATTCAGAATATAATCCAGCAAGATTTCATGGAGttgtaatgaaaatattgGAGCCTAGAGCTACAGCATTAGTTTTTAG GTCAGGAAAAATAGTATGTACAGGTGCAAGAAATGAGCATGATGCATATATATCTGCTAGAAAGTTTGCAAGAATTATACAGAAGTTAGGATTTCCa gcaaaatttttaaattacaaagtacaaaatttcatcGCTACTGCTGACTTAAGATTTCCAATAAGGTTAGAGGCACTGCAACAAGCACATGGACAATTTGCGTCATACGAACCAGAACTATTTCCTGGCCTTGTATATAGGATGGTACGGCCAAGAGTGGTTCTCCTTATATTTGTTAATGGAAAAATGGTTATAACAG GTGGCAAATCTCGAGgtgaaataaatgaatctTTAGACATCATATATCCAATTTTAAGAAGTTACAgaaagaattaa
- the LOC123693966 gene encoding mediator of RNA polymerase II transcription subunit 8, translated as MQREEKQLEATLHAILNRVNDLKSAIQALITKLETEYETIHWPSFLDNYAILSGHLTGLSKILQAELAPSLRSVVVLPLQLGCERDEELARLTEGRVPACTHDLVPDLLRTKPEPQAEQRLQQLNHKASTLSYDTAQKQVAQFTKVISHVWEIISKGREDWEGESMRSAGMQPTHSIADTHALVTAVGTGKGLRPGMPPCVPQGVAPGMGPSRGPTPQMGPSAPAMPKAPSAIKTNIKSANQIHPYQR; from the exons ATGCAAAGAGAAGAAAAACAATTGGAAGCAACTTTACATGCTATATTAAACAGAGTTAATGATTTGAAAAGTGCAATTCAAGCTCTAATAACAAAGTTAGAAACTGAATATGAAACTATCCATTGGCCAAGCTTCCTCGATAATTATGCTATTTTATCAGGAcat TTAACGGGCCTAAGTAAAATTCTACAAGCAGAGTTAGCTCCATCACTGAGATCTGTAGTGGTATTACCTTTACAACTTGGCTGTGAACGTGACGAGGAACTTGCTAGACTCACAGAGGGCAGAGTTCCAGCATGTACACATGATCTTGTCCCAGATCTCTTGCGTACAAAACCTGAACCTCAAGCCGAACAGAGATTGCAACAACTTAACCATAAAGCCAGCACACTCAGTTATGACACTGCTCAG aaacaAGTAGCTCAGTTCACGAAGGTCATCAGTCATGTTTGGGAAATAATATCAAAAGGTCGGGAAGATTGGGAAGGAGAATCTATGAGATCAGCAG GAATGCAACCAACGCACAGCATTGCTGATACACATGCATTGGTCACAGCTGTTGGAACAGGCAAAGGTTTAAGGCCAGGAATGCCACCATGTGTGCCCCAAGGAGTTGCCCCTGGTATGGGACCATCAAGAGGTCCCACCCCACAAATGGGACCATCAGCACCAGCCATGCCTAAAGCACCATCAGCTATTAAGACTAATATCAAATCAGCCAATCAAATCCATCCCTATCAAcgctaa
- the LOC123693908 gene encoding TATA-box-binding protein-like isoform X2 yields the protein MDTTVTMDSTQESKGQCNKTDTDSNMKSSHLTTPNYKSDDAASGSQTSSQTRIVGEVALTPTNRSFTPQIVNPHSSMTAITPMASAASQVKSSVKLQNCVSTVSLGCELNLLDIYCRTRYSEYNPARFHGVVMKILEPRATALVFRSGKIVCTGARNEHDAYISARKFARIIQKLGFPAKFLNYKVQNFIATADLRFPIRLEALQQAHGQFASYEPELFPGLVYRMVRPRVVLLIFVNGKMVITGGKSRGEINESLDIIYPILRSYRKN from the exons ATGGATACCACAGTAACAATGGACTCAACTCAAGAAAGTAAAGGTCAGTGCAATAAAACTGATACTGATAGTAATATGAAGAGTAGTCACTTAACAACTCCAAACTACAAAAGTGACGATGCTGCATCAGGAAGCCAGACTTCATCTCAAACAAGAATTGTAGGTGAAGTAGCCTTGACACCTACTAATAGGTCTTTTACACCACAAATAGTCAACCCACATTCATCAATGACTGCGATTACCCCTATGGCAAGTGCTGCAAGTCAAGTTAAAAGTAGTGTTAAATTACA gaatTGTGTTTCTACAGTTAGTTTGGGATGTGAACTAAATTTATTGGACATTTACTGTAGAACAAGATATTCAGAATATAATCCAGCAAGATTTCATGGAGttgtaatgaaaatattgGAGCCTAGAGCTACAGCATTAGTTTTTAG GTCAGGAAAAATAGTATGTACAGGTGCAAGAAATGAGCATGATGCATATATATCTGCTAGAAAGTTTGCAAGAATTATACAGAAGTTAGGATTTCCa gcaaaatttttaaattacaaagtacaaaatttcatcGCTACTGCTGACTTAAGATTTCCAATAAGGTTAGAGGCACTGCAACAAGCACATGGACAATTTGCGTCATACGAACCAGAACTATTTCCTGGCCTTGTATATAGGATGGTACGGCCAAGAGTGGTTCTCCTTATATTTGTTAATGGAAAAATGGTTATAACAG GTGGCAAATCTCGAGgtgaaataaatgaatctTTAGACATCATATATCCAATTTTAAGAAGTTACAgaaagaattaa
- the LOC123693967 gene encoding uncharacterized protein LOC123693967 isoform X1, translating into MNREEDMEEISAAKTTVQPPAKSLIDGNISGAPSELEADSSKDINCQDDEFQDASNPLCPSMSLAVIKANEIVGSDVESPAAPSYSPLTPLLTTQKAMLRHVSRNFLRSQSKAVTTCVESPAAPVYSPLTPLTTRKEAENNNSPMPPMSQSTLELLETLNEDFFTVRHEYDEFAKRRQSNGISKCSNLKED; encoded by the exons ATGAACAGAGAAGAAGATATGGAAGAGATCTCTGCTGCGAAAACGACGGTGCAGCCGCCTGCAAAGAGCttgatag ATGGAAATATATCTGGGGCTCCGTCAGAACTTGAAGCTGATTCGTCCAAAGACATAAATTGCCAAG ATGACGAATTTCAAGATGCAAGTAATCCTTTGTGCCCTTCAATGAGTCTGGCGGTAATTAAAGCTAATGAAATTGTGGGATCAG ATGTGGAATCTCCAGCTGCGCCTTCATACTCTCCACTGACTCCGCTTCTGACTACGCAAAAAGCCATGTTACGACATGTAAGTCGTAACTTTTTGCGTAGCCAAAGCAAAGCAGTTACGACAT GTGTTGAATCTCCAGCTGCCCCAGTATATTCTCCGCTTACTCCTCTTACTACACGGAAAGAAGctgaaaacaataattcacCAATGCCGCCAATGTCACAGAGTACATTAGAGCTGTTGGAAACCCTAAACGAAGATTTCTTTACAGTTAGGCATGAGTATGATGAGTTCGCAAAAAGACGCCAAAGTAATGGAATTAGTAAATGTAGTAACCTTAAAGAAGACTGA